The following is a genomic window from Bacillus sp. FJAT-52991.
TTGTTTAAAGTACAATTTAAAAAAGCTCCCTGCATTAGGAAGCTCGCTTCTTTTCGATCACTTTTACAACTGGAAGTATACTAATAATTATTAAGATCATTATGCTAGTGGCTCGATCACCATAAAAATTTTCGGTCATAATGTCATAACAACATAATCCAACGACGAAGGAGGTAAAAATGAGTGTTACAACCTTTTTCAATCGAGTCACCACCTAATTAATAATGATTTTCATTATCTATTAGATATGATAAACGGAAGCATATGGATTGTCAATAGCAAAAACAAAGCAAGAGGGAGACTTTAAAAAGTTTCTCTCTTGCTTTGTTGAAATGATTATTTTTTGAGAAAGAATGATCATACATTCACAGGAATACCAAATAGGCTATTAAGCAATGATCCCCAGTCACGCTCTATTTCTCTCCAATTGAACGGGAGCTTCTGTCTCTGTATTAGCCGGCTTTTTCGACCAATATGTAGCAAGGATCGGGCCAGAGATGTTGTGCCAAACTGACCCAACCACGCTAGGCAAGGCTGCTAATGGGCCAAAGTGAGCGGTAGCTAAGGCGACGCCCAAGCCGGAGTTTTGCATGCCGACTTCGATGGAAATGGCACGACGAGTACTTTCGTCGAGACCAAGTACACGAGCAGTGATATAACCAAGCAATAGGCCGAACGCATTATGAAGCACGACAGCGATGAAAATAATCAATCCGGCAGACGCGAGCGTTTCCACGTTGCCCGCCACAACAGCAGCTACGATCATCATAATGGCAAGTACGGAGATTAACGGAATGACATGGACGCTTTTATCAACAAAGCTTGGGACAAATTTTCTAACAGTGACGCCCAACACAATCGGAATAATGATCACTTGAATAATCGACATAAACATCGCCATTGGATCGACGGGCATCCATTGACCAGCTAGCCATAATAAAATAAATGGCGTAGCAACT
Proteins encoded in this region:
- a CDS encoding bile acid:sodium symporter family protein, giving the protein MKLLETISNIAGKYFAVWVILTALISFFVPAPFVVFQGYITILLGVVMFGMGLTLKAVDFKIILTKPLPVIIGVCAQFMIMPLTAFAIAYLLNLPAELAAGLVLLGSVPGGTASNVMVYLAKGNVPLSIAMTSVSTLLAPVATPFILLWLAGQWMPVDPMAMFMSIIQVIIIPIVLGVTVRKFVPSFVDKSVHVIPLISVLAIMMIVAAVVAGNVETLASAGLIIFIAVVLHNAFGLLLGYITARVLGLDESTRRAISIEVGMQNSGLGVALATAHFGPLAALPSVVGSVWHNISGPILATYWSKKPANTETEAPVQLERNRA